The Actinomycetes bacterium nucleotide sequence ACGCTCCGCACGCTATTCATCGCCGGGTTGTTCATACTGCTGGGCGCCCGGATCGCCCCGGAGACGCTGTCCAACCTCGGCTGGAAGAACGTCCTGTTCCTCCTCGTCCTCATCGCCATCGTGCGGCCGCTGGCAGTGTTCGCCTCGACGATCCGCTCCGACCTCAACCTCGGTGAGCGAACCTTCATCGCGCTGACCGCACCCCGGGGCATCGTGGCCGCTGCCATCGCCTCGATCTTCTCGCTGCGGCTGGTGGAGGACGGCTTCGAGGGCGACCAGATCCTCGTGGCGGCAACATTCACCGTCATCGCGGGCACGGTCCTGTTCAGCGGCGCCGTGTCGCGCCCGCTCACCCGGCGCCTGGGCCTGGTCGACGACTCGAGCTTCCGCGCCGTGGTGCTCGGCTCCAACCGCATGGCACGCGAGCTTGCCCACGTGCTGGCACGAGAGGACATCGACGTCACCCTCGTGGGCATGGACCGACGAAACCTCACCAGCGCACGTATGGACGGCCTCACCACCCACTACGGCTCGGTGGTCGACGACGAAACCTGGGATGGAGTGGAGGTGGGCCAGTCGGATGTGTTCCTGGCCATGAGTTCCCAGGAGGAGATCAACGCCCTCGCCACACGCCGCGCCGCCCAGCTGATCGGTCGCCGCAACGTGTTCCAACTCGTGCCGCGCAGCCGGTCCCGCTCGGTTCCTGCCACCCGGGGCGTCTTCGGCCGGCCACTGTTCTCCAAGCGGGCGACCGTGGAGCTCCTCGAATCGCGCCTCGACGACGGCTGGATGGTGAGCGCCACGAAGCTGACCGATGAGTTCCGCGCCAAGGACTACTTCTCCGAGCATCCGGCGGCCCTGGTGTTGGGGGCGAAGCGGCGGGGAGCGCTGCTCATGCACGATGCCGGGCAGCGCATCGCACTGCGTCGTGGCGACACGGTGATCAGCCTCGTGCCGGCGCGGGACCGCGACGAACGAGAGGCGCGCCGTCAGCGAAGCCGCGAGAACCGTGGCGAGCGTGCCCCCGGCACCTACACGCAACGCCTCGCCCAGGCCCAGGAGTCACGGGACGCGTCCGAGCGGCCGGATGGGTAGGTCGACCGCATCGCCGCCGCGGCGATCAGGCGAGCAAGCGGAGCCGTTGCAGCTCGGGTGAGGCGTTGATCTCGGCGTCGCTGAATCGGAGGGGCCGTGGTTCGCGCGCCGAGTAGGCGAGCGTGCCGTCGACGTGGCGTGGCGAGTCCTCGTTGCTGCTCTGGCCGTAGGCCATGAGCCCGAGCGCTCGCGGACCGTTGGCCCTGAACTCGAGCGCCATCAGGAAGCTTGTGCCATAGGTGACCCGGTAGCCGCCTTCGACGAGCCCCGTGCGCTCGCGGCCGGGAACCTGCACCGGCGACGCCGGCATCGGGTCCAGTGACGACGGAGGCAGCGCACCCGAGGGCGCGAGCACGTTGAGCATTCCCTCTCCCTCACCACCCCCGTGCACGGGCACGCGGCGCTCGCCGCGGTCGGCCCACTGCACGTCGCCGAGCGGTGCGTCGAGGGCGATGCCTGCGGCGGCCAGCACTCGCATTGCGTGGCCCATCGAGCGCGTCACCGGATCCTCGCCGGACTCCGGTGGAGGTGCCAGGTCGCGGGGCGTGTTGAGTGGGTCCTCGGGGTCGAAGTCGGTCGCGAACAGAGGCCCTGCGCCCAGCCATGCCGACTCCGGGAATCCAGCCATGAACTCACGCCAGAGCACAGCCCCGCGGCTGTCGAGGTTGAAACGGCCGTCCCAGGCCTCGAGCACGTCGGCTGCCGCGGCCAGGTCTCCCTCGTGACCTTCCACCACGATGCGCCCCTTGCCGGCCTCGACCGCCCCGCGGCATCGCTGCACCACATCGGCGCACAGCATCTCGGCGCTCAGTGATTCGTTGTCGAACACCGCTTCGAGCAAGTCGTCGAGGGTGACGGCACCGCGTTCGGCCAGCGCCGCTGCGGCCTGCAGGTTCTTGCGTGTGCGCAGCGAGCGGGCGGTGCGCTCCAGCCCTCCGAGCACCGAGTGCCCTTCGAGGGGGTGGCCGGGTGAGTTGAGCCAATGCGAGTCGTTGGCATTGACGACGATGTCGCAGCCGCGCAGCTCGGGCAGTGCAGAGGGCGGCTCGATGCCGGGTGAGCGGGCCTCCGGGTGGTCCTGCCAGTCGTCGTCGGGGTCGGATCCATCCAGCAACGCGATGCGGTTCTCGAAGAGCAGCCCGGCGATCAGGTCGTCGCCGATCCGTGCCCGGAACCGCTCTGCGGCACCCGAAGTCAGCCTGGGTGTTGCGGAGCCGTCGGTGTACCAGGCGGCACCTCCGCTGTCGGCCGCCATCGTGTTGACCCATGGCATCCCACGGACCTCGTGGAACACCTTCCTCATCTCGTGGACATCGGATGCCATGCCCATCGCCAGGAACTGCTCGAGCACCCTGTGGTTGCCCTCGTTGGCGTCACGGAAGGTGAAGCCCGTGTCGTTGCCCCAGCCGATCAACGGCATGTTGAGCATCGGCCCGTGGTGGCTGCGCCACAGTGTGCGCTCCGCTTCGCCGGTGGAGCCGTCGTCCAGGCGCACATCGACCGAGTGGGTCGTGGGCTCCATGTCGAGCACCCGGTCGCCATGGCGGTAGCGGGTGGGGTCGGCCGGGTCGAGTTCCAGGCCGGCAACGGTGAACCGGTGGCCCCTCGAGAAGGTGTGTGCCCATCCGAGTGACGAGTTGAAGCCCATCTGGATGCCGGGCGTGCCCAGCAGTGAGACCCCGTAGACGTCGTATGTGCCGGGTATGCGCAGGTGGCACTCCCAGAACCGGGCCTCCCCGTACCAGGGGAAGTGGGGGTTCGCGAGCACCATCCCGCCGCCGCTCTCGCTCAGTGCACCCGACAGCGCCCAGCCGTTGCTGGCCGCGGGGGGTGGGCCGAGAGCGTCGGCAGGGGAGGGTGGTGCCGGCCCGTCGGGTCCGGGTGCCTCAGCCCTCCCGATCAGCTGCACCAGGTTGCGTCCGCTCGCCATGAGGGCGACATCGCCGATGTGCACCCACAGGTCGAGCTCATCGAGTGGGCGGACCCAGTCGGCTCCGCGTGCCCAGCGCGGCAGGTCCTCGGGGGTCATCTCCGCCAGCGCCCTGTTGTAGCCCGCCCGGTATCCGTCGACGAGGTTGCGGATCCAGTCGGGCTGGGCGTTGCGGAGTGCCTCTGCCCGGCCGACAAGGTCGAGCACCCGGTATCCGAAGTCGCCGGCTACGTGGTGGTCACCGCTGCCGCGGCCCCAGTACCTGGCGCGTTCTCCACGGGCCTTGGTGACCTGGTCCACGATCACTGCAGCGTTGTCGCGGGCGCACCCCCAGCCCTGCCCGAAGCCGAGCGATCCCCAGTCGGCGGCCGTCACGTGCACGACGCCGTGCTCGGTGATGACGATGTCCGCCTCGTGACGGGCGTCGCCGACCGCGTCCCTGCGATCAGTGCCAGCACCCTTGCCGTTGCCCATGGCGCCAGATCATGGCACGACAGCGCCGCTGCGCGGGTCGCAGCGGCTCAGGTCACGTCGGCTCAGGTCGCGGCGGTGACCGTGGCGCCCACCCCGCCACGGCGCGGGTCGGGTCCGACGCGGCCGTCGTCGGCGACCAGGTGCGCACCGCCGAAGTAGAGGTCGCGGCCCTGCCACACGTTGACAGGCCAGCGTGATGACAGCGCGTCGAGCACGCCACCGGACCACCCGGGTTCCACCTGCATGGTCGATCCGTCCCAGTGGATCCGCGGGGCCCTGACCGCCTCGTCGGCGGTGGCTCCCGCCGACAGTCGCTCGACCAGCTGGGTGATGGTGGAACGGATCCGCTCGGAGCCGCCGGAACCGAGTGCCACGTGGCCCTCGGGCAGCGTGAGTATCCCGGGCGCCATCATCGAGCCGATGCGCTGCCCCGGGGTCGCGGAGCCGAAGCCACCCGGGTGCAGGTCCGACTCGCCCATCATGTTGTTGAGCTGCACACCCAGGCCGGACGCGAACTCGCCCGAGCAGCTCCCGTTCGAAGTGGTGAGGGCGACGGTGTTGCCGTCGTGGTCGATCACACCCATGTGCGTCGTGCCCCGCGACGTTCCCTCGCCCAGCGTGCTGCGGTAGCCGTGAAGCGACTCCAACGCTCCTGCGAGGGCCAGGGCCGCGTCCGGTCCGTCCACACCTGTGAGTCGGGGGGCATCCGCCAGCTGTTCGAGCGCATGGGCGACGAGTCGGCCCCCGAAGCTGGGCGCTGGGTTGATGGCCAGCAGGCCGCCGCCGTGGGGTACCTGCAGGGGTTCGCGCCACTCGACGCTCCACGACTCGAGGTCGGCCCCGGTCACCTGACCACCCAGCTCACCGGCACGGAACCCGTGTCGCGCGCCGGCGCCGATGTCGTCGAGGAACTGGGCGAGCGCCGGGTTGACCATCCGGCTTCCGGCACCCAGCAGCGTGCCCGTGTCGTCGAAGAAGAGCTCCCTGCCCTCCGGGTTTCTCGCAAGGATCGGCTCGAGGAGCGTGAGTACGTGTGCCTGCCAGCGGTCGATCTCGACGCCACTGCGGGCCAGCCGGACTGCAGGTGCGACCACCCGCGCGAGTTCCATGC carries:
- a CDS encoding sodium:proton antiporter codes for the protein MNEEVVLATAVILALGVVAHWVGWRLRVPSIVFLLAAGLLIGPVTGLLQPDDILGDALFPVVSMAVAVILFEGALGLGVKGIREAGTTVVMLLTLGAGITLAATAVTARVVFDVDWSLAWLLASVLVVTGPTVVGPLVRAIGLHGRVASILEAEGTLIDPIGAILAAVLFGVFFEPEAAGAWPMEIFLTLFVGAVAGGLGALLITFTFSRYLVPDQLHNVMTLAVVLTVFAIADHLQPEAGLVAVTLMGVGVATQERESVEGVLEFNETLRTLFIAGLFILLGARIAPETLSNLGWKNVLFLLVLIAIVRPLAVFASTIRSDLNLGERTFIALTAPRGIVAAAIASIFSLRLVEDGFEGDQILVAATFTVIAGTVLFSGAVSRPLTRRLGLVDDSSFRAVVLGSNRMARELAHVLAREDIDVTLVGMDRRNLTSARMDGLTTHYGSVVDDETWDGVEVGQSDVFLAMSSQEEINALATRRAAQLIGRRNVFQLVPRSRSRSVPATRGVFGRPLFSKRATVELLESRLDDGWMVSATKLTDEFRAKDYFSEHPAALVLGAKRRGALLMHDAGQRIALRRGDTVISLVPARDRDEREARRQRSRENRGERAPGTYTQRLAQAQESRDASERPDG
- a CDS encoding acylase; this encodes MGNGKGAGTDRRDAVGDARHEADIVITEHGVVHVTAADWGSLGFGQGWGCARDNAAVIVDQVTKARGERARYWGRGSGDHHVAGDFGYRVLDLVGRAEALRNAQPDWIRNLVDGYRAGYNRALAEMTPEDLPRWARGADWVRPLDELDLWVHIGDVALMASGRNLVQLIGRAEAPGPDGPAPPSPADALGPPPAASNGWALSGALSESGGGMVLANPHFPWYGEARFWECHLRIPGTYDVYGVSLLGTPGIQMGFNSSLGWAHTFSRGHRFTVAGLELDPADPTRYRHGDRVLDMEPTTHSVDVRLDDGSTGEAERTLWRSHHGPMLNMPLIGWGNDTGFTFRDANEGNHRVLEQFLAMGMASDVHEMRKVFHEVRGMPWVNTMAADSGGAAWYTDGSATPRLTSGAAERFRARIGDDLIAGLLFENRIALLDGSDPDDDWQDHPEARSPGIEPPSALPELRGCDIVVNANDSHWLNSPGHPLEGHSVLGGLERTARSLRTRKNLQAAAALAERGAVTLDDLLEAVFDNESLSAEMLCADVVQRCRGAVEAGKGRIVVEGHEGDLAAAADVLEAWDGRFNLDSRGAVLWREFMAGFPESAWLGAGPLFATDFDPEDPLNTPRDLAPPPESGEDPVTRSMGHAMRVLAAAGIALDAPLGDVQWADRGERRVPVHGGGEGEGMLNVLAPSGALPPSSLDPMPASPVQVPGRERTGLVEGGYRVTYGTSFLMALEFRANGPRALGLMAYGQSSNEDSPRHVDGTLAYSAREPRPLRFSDAEINASPELQRLRLLA
- a CDS encoding gamma-glutamyltransferase, with translation MATPGTDSSTGAVVAGGSAATVAAATEVLSEGGNAFDAAVAGGLAAGVAEPALTSLAGGGFMTARKSDGEQFVADFFVSVPGIDAEGAHDPNELVAVPVHFGGAVQDFHVGAASVAVPGCLPGYLAVHERHGRMELARVVAPAVRLARSGVEIDRWQAHVLTLLEPILARNPEGRELFFDDTGTLLGAGSRMVNPALAQFLDDIGAGARHGFRAGELGGQVTGADLESWSVEWREPLQVPHGGGLLAINPAPSFGGRLVAHALEQLADAPRLTGVDGPDAALALAGALESLHGYRSTLGEGTSRGTTHMGVIDHDGNTVALTTSNGSCSGEFASGLGVQLNNMMGESDLHPGGFGSATPGQRIGSMMAPGILTLPEGHVALGSGGSERIRSTITQLVERLSAGATADEAVRAPRIHWDGSTMQVEPGWSGGVLDALSSRWPVNVWQGRDLYFGGAHLVADDGRVGPDPRRGGVGATVTAAT